The following are from one region of the Tenacibaculum dicentrarchi genome:
- a CDS encoding DUF5606 family protein, with the protein MEFNKVIAVTGKPGLFEIISQTKTGVIVRSIVDGKRFPIAATHNVSLLENIAIYTYEEEVPLAIILKTMDEKQEGKDALSHKESNDTLMAYFEEVLPGFDKERVYASNIKKVIQWYNTLAAAGFDFKTLEKVATTEEAK; encoded by the coding sequence ATGGAATTTAACAAAGTTATAGCAGTTACTGGGAAACCAGGATTATTTGAAATTATCTCTCAAACAAAAACAGGAGTAATCGTTCGTTCAATTGTTGACGGTAAACGTTTTCCTATTGCAGCAACTCACAATGTAAGTTTATTAGAAAACATTGCTATTTATACTTACGAAGAAGAAGTGCCTTTAGCAATCATACTTAAAACTATGGATGAAAAACAAGAAGGTAAAGATGCACTTTCTCATAAAGAAAGTAACGATACTTTAATGGCTTATTTTGAAGAAGTTTTACCAGGTTTCGACAAAGAACGTGTATATGCTTCTAACATTAAAAAGGTAATTCAGTGGTATAATACTTTAGCTGCAGCTGGTTTTGATTTCAAAACCTTAGAGAAAGTAGCAACAACAGAAGAAGCTAAATAA
- a CDS encoding ATP-grasp fold amidoligase family protein, translated as MRFLPAPYYIKHYYEYYSGKKLDYDNLIEFNQKLSWYKVFFRPKILNTLVDKYAVRAFVKDKIGEDYLNECYGVFNKPSEVNFDKLPNQFVLKGTHGCNINLVVKDKTTLNKAKTKRLMAKWLRKNQYKRTGQEWAYKDVKPRIIAEKFIKNENRDSLTDYKFYCFNGIPKFLEVHLDREKNHKSAFYDFEFKKLPFSDSPADKLIQEDFGKPQTLSKMVELAGKLSESFPFVRVDFYSVNNTITFGEMTFYPGDGRRDFYPKKYNKIIGDYFELPKIPAGEKLIKKHLLNESY; from the coding sequence TTGAGATTTTTACCTGCTCCTTATTATATTAAACATTATTATGAATATTATTCAGGTAAAAAATTAGATTATGATAATTTAATTGAATTTAATCAGAAATTATCGTGGTATAAAGTTTTTTTTAGACCTAAAATTTTAAATACTCTTGTTGATAAATATGCTGTTAGAGCATTTGTAAAAGATAAAATAGGGGAAGATTATTTAAATGAATGTTATGGTGTTTTTAATAAACCATCGGAAGTTAATTTTGATAAATTACCAAATCAATTTGTATTAAAAGGTACGCACGGATGTAATATCAATTTGGTTGTTAAAGATAAAACCACTTTAAATAAAGCCAAAACAAAGCGTTTAATGGCTAAATGGTTGCGTAAAAATCAATATAAACGAACAGGGCAAGAATGGGCATATAAAGATGTGAAACCTCGTATTATTGCTGAGAAATTCATCAAAAATGAAAATAGAGATTCATTAACCGATTATAAATTTTATTGCTTTAATGGAATACCTAAATTTTTGGAAGTTCACTTAGATAGAGAAAAAAATCATAAAAGTGCTTTTTACGATTTTGAATTTAAAAAATTACCTTTTTCAGATTCACCTGCAGATAAGCTGATTCAAGAAGATTTTGGAAAACCGCAAACCTTATCAAAAATGGTAGAACTTGCTGGTAAATTATCTGAAAGTTTTCCTTTTGTTAGAGTTGATTTTTATTCGGTAAACAATACAATTACTTTTGGTGAAATGACTTTTTATCCAGGGGATGGAAGAAGAGATTTTTATCCGAAAAAATACAATAAAATTATTGGCGATTATTTTGAATTACCTAAAATACCTGCTGGCGAAAAATTAATCAAAAAACATCTTTTAAATGAAAGTTATTAA
- a CDS encoding ABC transporter ATP-binding protein, with protein MGYFKDILKYEKKYRKFTVLNIVFNILYAIFNVLSVLAFIPVLGILFGTDKKIINKPNYEGLSKIGDFLKDSFYHFISEKIKTEGDINTLVFICLLALSLFFLKNLFRYLASYVIAFLRTGIVKDLRDKLYDKIVELPISYFSEKRKGDIIARMTSDVQEVEGSIISSIETIVREPLTVIISISIMLFMSLKLTLFVFVLLPVSGVIISSISKKLKANSAKAQKETGNFLSFIEETLTGLRIIKGFNAEGVIATKFNNSTSNFKQLTTSVFHRKSLASPMSEFLGSATIIAILWYGGTEVLSKTSALQPDEFFGYIVLFYTVLNPIKLITSTFYNIQKGEASAERIMTVLNTENTIKDKSNATIKETFKNKIEFKNISFKYKDDYVLKDFTLTINKGETVALVGQSGSGKSTLANLITRFYDVNKGEVVIDDDNIRDITKKSLRNLMGIVSQDSILFNDTITNNLKLGSQNANDTAVLEAAKIANADEFIQNLPEKYNTNIGDSGNTLSGGQKQRLSIARAVLKNPPIMILDEATSALDTESEQLVQVALEKMMQNRTSLVIAHRLSTIQNADKIVVMKKGAIVEQGKHDELLAKKGEYYKLVTMQSLA; from the coding sequence ATGGGATATTTTAAAGATATATTAAAATATGAAAAAAAGTATCGAAAATTTACAGTTCTAAATATTGTATTTAATATACTTTACGCAATTTTTAATGTGCTATCAGTTTTAGCTTTTATCCCTGTTTTAGGAATTCTATTTGGTACTGATAAAAAAATTATAAATAAACCAAACTATGAAGGTCTTAGTAAAATTGGTGATTTTCTAAAAGATAGTTTTTATCATTTTATATCAGAAAAAATAAAAACAGAAGGTGACATAAATACACTTGTATTTATTTGCTTATTAGCACTTTCATTATTTTTTCTAAAAAACTTATTTAGATATTTAGCGTCTTATGTTATTGCTTTTTTAAGAACAGGTATTGTAAAAGACCTACGAGATAAACTCTACGATAAAATTGTTGAGTTACCGATTTCTTATTTTTCCGAAAAAAGAAAAGGAGATATCATAGCACGTATGACTTCTGATGTACAAGAGGTAGAAGGTTCTATTATATCATCAATAGAAACCATTGTTAGAGAACCTTTAACAGTTATAATATCTATCTCTATCATGCTTTTTATGAGTTTAAAACTCACCTTATTTGTTTTTGTTTTACTACCTGTTTCTGGTGTTATAATATCATCTATAAGTAAAAAACTAAAAGCAAATTCAGCAAAAGCACAAAAAGAAACTGGTAATTTTTTATCTTTTATTGAAGAAACATTAACCGGCTTAAGAATAATTAAGGGTTTTAATGCTGAAGGTGTAATTGCAACAAAATTCAATAACTCTACAAGTAATTTTAAACAATTAACGACAAGTGTTTTTCATAGGAAATCATTAGCTTCACCTATGAGTGAGTTTTTAGGTTCTGCAACCATTATTGCCATTCTTTGGTACGGAGGAACCGAAGTTCTATCTAAAACAAGTGCACTACAACCAGATGAGTTTTTTGGTTATATTGTATTGTTTTACACCGTTTTAAACCCTATAAAATTAATAACATCAACGTTTTATAATATCCAAAAAGGTGAAGCTTCTGCAGAAAGAATTATGACGGTCTTAAATACAGAAAACACTATTAAAGACAAATCAAATGCAACCATAAAAGAGACCTTTAAAAATAAAATTGAATTTAAAAACATTTCTTTTAAATATAAAGATGATTATGTTTTAAAAGATTTTACATTAACTATTAATAAAGGCGAAACTGTTGCTTTGGTTGGGCAGTCTGGGAGTGGAAAATCTACTTTAGCAAACCTTATTACTCGTTTTTATGATGTAAACAAAGGAGAGGTGGTAATTGATGATGACAATATTAGAGACATCACCAAAAAATCTTTAAGAAATTTGATGGGAATTGTATCACAAGATTCTATTTTATTTAATGACACTATCACAAACAACCTTAAATTAGGGTCACAAAACGCCAATGATACTGCTGTTTTAGAAGCTGCAAAAATTGCAAATGCTGATGAATTTATTCAAAATTTACCAGAAAAATACAATACAAATATTGGTGACAGTGGAAACACACTTTCTGGAGGACAAAAACAACGTTTATCTATTGCAAGAGCTGTTTTAAAGAATCCACCAATTATGATTTTAGATGAAGCAACCTCAGCTTTAGACACAGAGTCTGAACAATTGGTACAAGTTGCATTAGAAAAAATGATGCAAAATAGAACTTCTTTAGTAATCGCACATAGATTATCGACCATTCAAAATGCCGATAAAATTGTTGTGATGAAAAAAGGTGCAATCGTTGAGCAAGGAAAACATGATGAATTATTAGCTAAAAAAGGCGAATATTATAAATTAGTAACCATGCAATCTTTAGCGTAA
- a CDS encoding L-threonylcarbamoyladenylate synthase, which translates to MKYKSILKILNDRKTILYPTDTVWGIGCDATNFEAVQKIYQLKNREESKSLIILVDSVEMLKKYVHAVSETVLNILKITEKPTTIIYPNPKNLAKNTIASDNTIAIRIPKDDFCLQLIKAFGKPIVSTSANVSGEPTPKTFSEISTAILQSVDYVVALHQDKTTEKSSTILKVVGTSVNVIRE; encoded by the coding sequence ATGAAATATAAAAGTATATTAAAAATCCTAAATGATAGAAAAACAATCCTCTATCCAACCGATACGGTTTGGGGAATTGGTTGTGATGCCACAAATTTTGAGGCTGTTCAAAAAATATATCAACTAAAAAATAGGGAAGAATCTAAAAGTTTAATAATTTTAGTTGATTCTGTTGAAATGCTTAAAAAATATGTCCATGCTGTTTCAGAAACTGTTTTGAATATTTTAAAAATAACCGAAAAACCAACAACAATTATATATCCAAATCCTAAAAATTTAGCAAAAAACACGATTGCTTCTGATAATACAATCGCTATCAGAATACCTAAAGATGATTTTTGTTTACAATTGATAAAAGCTTTTGGAAAACCCATTGTATCTACATCGGCTAATGTTAGTGGAGAACCTACGCCAAAAACATTTTCAGAAATAAGTACCGCAATTTTACAAAGTGTAGATTATGTAGTAGCTTTGCATCAAGATAAGACAACCGAAAAATCCTCTACAATTTTAAAAGTAGTGGGTACTTCTGTGAATGTGATAAGAGAATAA
- a CDS encoding 2,3,4,5-tetrahydropyridine-2,6-dicarboxylate N-succinyltransferase: MTTLQDIIEKAWGNRDLLQEETTINAIREVVDLLDSGALRVAEPTDNGWQVNEWVKKAVVLYFPIQKMETLEAGIFEYHDKIPLKKNFAEKGIRVVPNAVARHGAYISAGTILMPSYVNIGAYVDEGTMVDTWATVGSCAQIGKNVHLSGGVGIGGVLEPLQAAPVIIEDGAFIGSRCIVVEGVKVEKEAVLGANVVLTMSTKIIDVTGDEPVETKGVVPARSVVIPGSYTKKFPAGEFQVPCALIIGKRKESTNKKTSLNDALREYDVAV, encoded by the coding sequence ATGACAACATTACAAGATATTATAGAAAAAGCGTGGGGAAATCGTGATTTATTACAAGAAGAAACTACGATTAACGCCATTAGAGAAGTAGTTGATTTATTAGATTCAGGTGCGTTACGTGTAGCTGAACCTACTGATAATGGTTGGCAAGTTAATGAGTGGGTAAAAAAAGCCGTTGTTTTATATTTCCCTATTCAGAAAATGGAAACTTTAGAAGCGGGTATTTTTGAATATCATGATAAAATTCCATTAAAGAAAAACTTTGCTGAAAAAGGAATTAGAGTTGTGCCAAATGCAGTTGCACGTCATGGAGCATACATTTCGGCAGGAACTATTTTAATGCCAAGTTATGTAAATATTGGTGCTTATGTCGATGAAGGAACAATGGTTGATACTTGGGCAACGGTAGGTTCTTGTGCTCAGATTGGTAAAAATGTACATTTATCAGGCGGTGTAGGAATTGGTGGTGTTTTAGAGCCATTACAAGCAGCTCCAGTAATTATAGAAGACGGTGCTTTTATTGGTTCTCGTTGTATTGTTGTAGAAGGTGTAAAAGTTGAAAAAGAAGCGGTTTTAGGTGCAAATGTTGTATTAACAATGAGTACTAAAATTATTGATGTTACTGGTGATGAACCTGTTGAAACGAAAGGAGTTGTTCCTGCTCGTTCAGTAGTGATTCCTGGTAGTTACACCAAGAAATTTCCAGCAGGCGAATTTCAAGTTCCTTGTGCTTTAATTATTGGTAAACGTAAAGAAAGTACGAATAAGAAAACTTCATTAAACGATGCATTAAGAGAATATGATGTAGCAGTTTAA
- the ruvX gene encoding Holliday junction resolvase RuvX encodes MGRVLAIDFGKKRTGIAVTDELQIIASGLTTVNTKELISFLKDYIKKENVALFIIGKPKQMDNSDSQSEALILPFLEKLAKSIPNIPIKREDERFTSKMAFQTMIDSGLNKKQRQNKALVDEISATIILQSYLYNK; translated from the coding sequence TTGGGACGAGTTTTAGCCATCGATTTTGGTAAAAAAAGAACAGGAATTGCAGTTACTGATGAATTACAAATTATTGCATCAGGATTAACGACAGTTAATACAAAAGAATTAATATCTTTTTTAAAAGACTACATAAAAAAAGAAAATGTAGCATTATTTATCATTGGAAAACCCAAGCAAATGGATAATTCCGACAGCCAAAGTGAAGCCTTGATACTTCCTTTTTTAGAAAAATTAGCAAAATCAATACCTAACATTCCTATCAAAAGAGAAGACGAACGTTTTACCTCAAAAATGGCGTTTCAAACCATGATTGATAGCGGACTCAACAAAAAACAACGTCAAAACAAGGCTTTAGTCGATGAAATAAGCGCTACAATCATCTTACAGTCGTATTTATACAATAAATAA
- a CDS encoding Stealth CR1 domain-containing protein, with protein sequence MQIDAVITWVDSSDELWRDKINQYLDKKIDWNNKEDSTRYNSINEIDIAIVSILKFATFIKNIYVVTDNQRPKNFNDLKEKALLLGVTLKIIDHTIIFKGYEEYLPTFNSQSIETMLYRIPNLSEHFVYFNDDMFLINKTKKTDFFIDGFPVLRGQWIKFNENILYKRIFSSKNKKNKVSHRKAKETGAKIVGFKKSYDFHHTPYPMRVSTFETFFKNNENVQKRNIECKFRHINQYVPQGLVNHLEIKNKTVIQESKLALCYIQSFNYLKIRNKILKAKIKGDKVLFMCLQSLETAPKSSLKYILKWVDKKLDSNFENEI encoded by the coding sequence ATGCAAATAGACGCTGTAATTACATGGGTTGATAGCTCTGATGAGCTTTGGAGGGATAAAATAAATCAATATTTAGATAAAAAAATAGATTGGAATAATAAAGAAGATTCTACAAGGTATAACTCTATAAATGAAATTGATATAGCTATTGTGTCAATATTAAAATTTGCTACATTTATTAAGAATATCTATGTAGTTACTGATAATCAAAGACCTAAGAATTTTAATGATTTAAAAGAAAAAGCATTATTATTAGGTGTTACTTTAAAAATTATAGACCATACAATCATTTTTAAAGGATATGAGGAATACCTACCAACTTTTAATTCTCAATCTATAGAAACAATGTTATATAGAATCCCTAATTTGTCAGAGCATTTTGTGTATTTTAATGACGATATGTTTTTAATAAATAAAACAAAAAAAACCGATTTTTTTATTGATGGATTTCCCGTATTAAGAGGTCAGTGGATTAAATTTAATGAAAACATTCTTTATAAAAGAATATTTTCTTCTAAAAATAAAAAAAATAAAGTTTCTCACCGAAAAGCAAAAGAAACAGGTGCTAAAATAGTAGGCTTTAAAAAAAGTTATGATTTTCATCATACGCCATACCCTATGAGAGTATCTACTTTTGAAACTTTTTTTAAAAACAATGAAAATGTTCAAAAAAGAAATATTGAATGTAAATTCAGGCATATAAACCAATACGTACCACAAGGCTTAGTAAATCATTTAGAAATAAAAAATAAGACAGTAATTCAAGAATCTAAATTAGCATTGTGTTATATTCAGTCATTTAATTATCTCAAAATAAGAAATAAGATACTAAAAGCAAAAATAAAAGGAGATAAGGTCTTATTCATGTGTTTACAAAGTTTAGAAACAGCCCCTAAAAGCTCTTTGAAATATATTTTAAAATGGGTTGATAAAAAATTAGACTCTAACTTTGAGAATGAAATATAA
- the mazG gene encoding nucleoside triphosphate pyrophosphohydrolase produces MNTRKQQLDAFNRLLDIMDELREQCPWDKKQTLESLRHLTIEETYELADAILDNDLEEVKKELGDVLLHIVFYAKIGSEKKAFDIADVANSICDKLIHRHPHIYSDVVVKDEEEVKRNWEKLKLKEGKTSVLEGVPKSLPALVKASRIQEKVAGVGFKWEKPEQAWEKIQEEIQELNQEINIKNKGDNKNNNQADNHKNIEKEFGDVLFSLINYANLMKVNPENALEKTNKKFINRFQYLEEEAKKQGKEISDMTLNEMNTYWEKSKDFFE; encoded by the coding sequence ATGAATACTCGTAAGCAACAATTAGACGCTTTTAACCGTTTGTTAGACATTATGGACGAACTTCGAGAGCAATGTCCGTGGGATAAAAAACAAACTTTAGAGAGTTTGCGTCATTTAACGATTGAAGAAACTTACGAATTAGCAGATGCCATTCTAGACAATGATTTAGAAGAGGTTAAAAAAGAATTAGGCGATGTGTTATTACACATCGTCTTTTATGCTAAAATTGGTAGCGAAAAAAAAGCGTTTGATATTGCTGATGTCGCCAATTCAATTTGTGATAAATTAATTCATCGTCATCCGCATATTTATAGCGATGTGGTGGTTAAAGATGAAGAAGAAGTAAAACGAAATTGGGAAAAATTAAAGCTAAAAGAAGGAAAAACTTCTGTTTTAGAAGGTGTTCCAAAGAGTTTACCTGCTTTGGTAAAAGCTAGTAGAATCCAAGAAAAAGTTGCTGGTGTTGGTTTTAAATGGGAAAAACCTGAGCAAGCTTGGGAAAAAATTCAAGAAGAAATTCAGGAATTAAACCAAGAAATAAACATCAAAAATAAAGGCGATAATAAAAACAACAATCAAGCTGATAATCATAAAAACATCGAAAAAGAGTTTGGCGATGTGTTATTTTCACTGATTAATTACGCAAATTTGATGAAAGTAAATCCTGAAAATGCCTTAGAAAAAACGAATAAAAAATTTATCAATCGTTTTCAATATTTAGAAGAAGAAGCCAAAAAACAAGGCAAAGAAATTTCTGATATGACTTTAAACGAAATGAATACTTATTGGGAAAAATCAAAAGATTTTTTTGAGTAA
- a CDS encoding glycosyltransferase — protein sequence MKTTEISIIITTYNATEWLQKVIWGYHQQTYSNFELVIADDGSKQETKELIDTLRKEVSFPITHVWHEDNGFQKTIILNKALLKSKGEYLIISDGDCIPKKDFVATHYKKRKKGCFLSAAYFKLPMNISKLITKEHIISQQCFDINWLKQNGLKKSFKNNKLTAKGLKQSILNNFTPTKPTWNGANSSAWKKDIIAVNGFDERMQYGGLDVELGERLCNNNIKPIQIRYSAVTVHLDHPRGYANPESWKLNNAIRKNVRTKKITWTDYGIIKKS from the coding sequence ATGAAAACTACTGAAATATCAATAATTATAACGACCTACAATGCAACTGAGTGGTTACAGAAAGTTATTTGGGGCTACCATCAGCAAACATATTCTAATTTTGAATTAGTGATTGCCGATGACGGCTCAAAACAAGAAACTAAAGAACTTATTGATACCTTACGAAAAGAAGTTTCTTTTCCTATTACGCACGTTTGGCATGAAGATAACGGTTTTCAAAAAACAATTATTTTAAATAAAGCTCTTTTAAAAAGCAAAGGCGAGTATCTTATTATTTCTGATGGAGATTGTATTCCTAAAAAAGATTTTGTAGCAACACACTATAAAAAACGAAAAAAAGGTTGTTTTTTATCGGCAGCTTATTTTAAGCTTCCAATGAATATTTCTAAATTAATAACTAAAGAACACATTATTTCCCAACAATGTTTCGATATTAATTGGCTAAAACAAAACGGTTTAAAAAAGAGTTTCAAAAACAACAAATTAACTGCTAAAGGACTAAAACAAAGTATATTAAATAATTTCACACCAACAAAACCAACTTGGAATGGTGCAAATTCATCGGCTTGGAAAAAAGATATTATTGCCGTAAATGGTTTTGATGAACGTATGCAATATGGCGGATTAGATGTTGAACTTGGCGAACGATTATGCAATAATAACATCAAGCCTATACAAATACGATACAGTGCCGTTACCGTACACTTAGACCATCCGAGAGGCTACGCAAACCCTGAAAGTTGGAAACTAAATAATGCTATTCGAAAAAATGTTCGAACAAAAAAAATAACATGGACTGATTACGGTATTATTAAAAAATCATAA
- the def gene encoding peptide deformylase produces the protein MILPIVAYGDPVLRKVGTEIDKDYPQLEKLIANMKETMYNAQGVGLAAPQIGKDIRLFLIDASPFADDEDLSEEDRKALENFNHVFINAKIIKEEGEEWAFNEGCLSIPNVREDVFRQETITIEYQDENFDKHTKVLSGLAARVFQHEYDHIDGVLFTDKLSTLKKRLIKKKLENISKGKVDAGYRMRFPNAKKK, from the coding sequence ATGATTTTACCCATTGTTGCTTACGGAGATCCCGTATTACGTAAAGTAGGAACAGAAATCGATAAAGATTATCCGCAGTTAGAAAAATTAATTGCGAATATGAAAGAAACAATGTACAATGCGCAAGGTGTCGGGTTGGCAGCACCGCAAATTGGTAAAGACATTCGTTTATTTTTAATCGATGCGTCACCTTTTGCTGATGATGAAGATTTATCCGAAGAAGACAGAAAAGCCTTAGAAAACTTTAATCATGTATTTATAAATGCAAAAATCATTAAAGAAGAAGGTGAAGAATGGGCTTTTAACGAAGGTTGTTTAAGTATTCCTAATGTTCGTGAAGATGTTTTTCGTCAAGAAACCATTACTATTGAATATCAAGATGAAAATTTTGACAAACACACCAAAGTTTTAAGCGGTTTAGCGGCACGTGTTTTTCAGCATGAATACGATCATATTGATGGTGTTTTATTTACTGATAAATTATCGACCTTAAAAAAACGCTTGATTAAAAAGAAATTAGAAAATATTTCTAAAGGAAAAGTAGACGCAGGTTACAGAATGCGTTTTCCTAATGCCAAGAAAAAATAG
- a CDS encoding CCA tRNA nucleotidyltransferase, which produces MQNQYYKEAISAEIFQYISKAAEQLQLESYVIGGFVRDFILKRGTAKDIDVVAVGSGIELAQKVASLLPNKPKVQVFKTYGTAMLRYNDVEIEFVGARKESYTEDSRNPQVISGTLQDDQNRRDFTINALALSLNKETFGLLLDPFDGIADLEDKIIKTPLNPDITYSDDPLRMMRAIRFASQLNFVIEEASLHAITKNAKRIDIITKERIVVELNKILASSKPSVGFLLLEKTALLKRIIPELTALKGVEEVEGQKHKDNFYHTLEVVDNIAENTDDVWLRWSALLHDIGKAPTKRYHKKQGWTFHAHEFVGSKMVYKLFKRLKMPLNNKMKFVQKMVMLSSRPIVLASDVTDSAVRRLVFDAGDDVDSLMTLCEADITTKNPKKFSRYHKNFKLVREKIKEVEARDKVRNFQPPITGEEIMKAFNLTPCREIGQIKEAIKEAILEGEIPNEHKACYDFMILKGKNLGLELV; this is translated from the coding sequence ATGCAAAATCAATATTATAAAGAGGCAATTTCTGCCGAAATATTTCAATATATAAGTAAAGCAGCTGAACAATTACAATTAGAAAGTTACGTAATTGGTGGCTTTGTTCGTGATTTTATTTTAAAAAGAGGTACGGCAAAAGATATTGATGTCGTGGCTGTTGGTAGTGGTATCGAATTGGCTCAAAAAGTAGCTTCTTTATTGCCAAATAAACCAAAAGTTCAAGTTTTTAAAACCTATGGAACTGCAATGTTGCGTTATAATGATGTAGAAATTGAGTTTGTAGGAGCAAGAAAAGAATCTTATACCGAAGATAGTCGAAACCCTCAAGTAATTTCAGGAACTTTACAAGATGACCAAAATAGGCGTGATTTTACTATAAATGCCTTAGCGTTATCTTTAAATAAAGAAACTTTCGGACTATTATTAGACCCTTTTGATGGTATTGCTGATTTAGAAGATAAAATCATAAAAACGCCTTTAAATCCTGATATTACCTATTCTGATGATCCTTTACGTATGATGCGTGCTATTCGTTTTGCCTCTCAATTAAACTTTGTAATTGAAGAAGCATCGCTACATGCAATTACTAAAAATGCAAAGCGAATTGACATCATAACAAAAGAACGAATTGTTGTTGAATTGAATAAAATTTTAGCATCTTCAAAACCTTCTGTAGGGTTTTTATTGTTGGAAAAAACAGCTTTATTAAAGCGTATTATTCCAGAATTAACAGCATTAAAAGGAGTAGAAGAGGTAGAAGGACAAAAACATAAAGATAATTTTTATCATACTTTAGAAGTTGTAGATAATATTGCTGAAAATACAGATGATGTTTGGCTTCGTTGGTCAGCTTTATTACATGATATTGGTAAAGCACCTACAAAGCGTTACCATAAAAAACAAGGTTGGACGTTTCATGCACATGAATTTGTAGGCTCTAAAATGGTTTATAAATTATTTAAGCGATTAAAAATGCCATTGAACAATAAAATGAAATTTGTTCAAAAAATGGTCATGCTAAGTTCTCGACCAATTGTGTTGGCTAGTGATGTAACAGATTCTGCTGTGCGTAGGTTAGTTTTTGATGCTGGTGATGATGTCGATTCATTAATGACACTTTGTGAAGCAGATATAACGACTAAAAATCCGAAGAAATTTAGTAGATATCACAAGAATTTTAAATTGGTTCGTGAAAAAATTAAAGAAGTTGAAGCACGAGACAAAGTCCGTAATTTTCAACCGCCAATTACTGGAGAAGAAATTATGAAGGCTTTTAATTTAACACCTTGTAGAGAAATAGGACAGATAAAAGAAGCCATAAAAGAAGCCATTTTAGAAGGTGAAATTCCTAATGAACATAAAGCTTGTTACGATTTTATGATATTAAAAGGAAAAAACTTAGGCTTAGAATTAGTTTAG